One segment of Leptospirillum ferrooxidans C2-3 DNA contains the following:
- the cydX gene encoding cytochrome bd-I oxidase subunit CydX has protein sequence MWYFVWIVGVTMAVTLSVMHALWFEIQEDQVTIDRLRVDGKY, from the coding sequence ATGTGGTATTTCGTATGGATTGTGGGGGTTACGATGGCTGTTACCCTTTCGGTGATGCATGCGCTGTGGTTTGAGATACAGGAAGACCAGGTCACGATCGATCGATTGAGGGTTGATGGGAAGTACTGA
- a CDS encoding EAL domain-containing protein: MDKTTGLEPSGKGRPEGHNSLPVVVGVVASAGGLSAFAEFLKGVPPDSGLSFVFLQHLDPSHESALSEILQKGTSLRVLSIGSPVRPKPNQIYVIAPGTSLVIRNGVLSPSTLDEDQSHQQHLFDHFLESLASDQKDRAIGVILSGAGSDGADGLSAIKRNGGITFAQDDSAVFPSMPQSAISAGSVDFILPPFLIVQKILSLRQLDGVCRDGSFAIPSGEPSPDEGEDIKSVPDGYRRIVAFLQLRTGVDFFLYKSRPLLRRISRRMLLSNRKDLPDYADFLETDAGELEALFSDILLDVTSFFRNPAVFQKIADSVIPRFLAGRPGEMIRVWVVGCSSGQEAYSLSILLTEFFEKQALPAQFQIFATDLNEDLLRIARAGFYEDRLMDGVSFERRSRFFTREEGGYRVSGLIRDRIVFARHNILKDPPFSRMDLVSCRNLLIYLDTFIQNKVIRLFHYALSENGCLLLGLSESVGANSRLFLPEEKKLKIFWKKKIKGSVRIPVSPKSPGFDPIRKGNEGILDLLPAWKAEKEVARILIGEYAPPGVLVNDQLEIVHFFGSTTDFLSPPSGKPSLDLFSQLKRSLVPQIRVLLSKVRSEHQTAIRERVGLHRDDGDILLTLKVIPLKNLPSPYFLILFEKEGETEKGRTSRFHGPGSSTKPLVADQALSRIAFLESELLETQDYLDSLKEQHQSVIEELQATGEEVQSANEELQSTNEEIETSNAELESANEELSTINTELSERNAELLRVNNDLENLSVSINTAILVVSRDLLLRSFTPMAGKLFNLSVLNGAKVLERIGCEVDCPDMESFVLKVIREVQVSEREIRDHEGRVYLLRVRPYMTDDNRIDGAVLVFFDITTIKEHELEISRREYEIEMVFNAAPVGFSVLNSDFRIVMANQSFLKMFEYSSGEILGRSVFDLESGAFAKGNLQSFLHGSIAENKPIDSLKFTYVSEKKGVRTLLVSGNRLDPDDASPKRILLSVEDISEKNETMELDRLNTDLDALVLSGTTLEGIMDLLSERMESIYYPSCICISRRDDDHSIGFHCVRGKNSFLVASFLRKNAMQKDSVIEWESLFFHKERDHRRFLISEFPKTSSYRRLLAQHGVQEIHGFPFERESQGRSLKGVVLLGFERLDSLSGSSIDRICHTINRFLILVEHFGEQETLHLQNTALNLVPNGVLITDPDRKILWVNKAMSELSGYSDKELVGQTPRILHSGKQDKEFYQMMWETIRSGRIFEGRIVDRRKDGSFYTVETVIIPMMDSDGTITHYVGVQKDVRDSLTGLLNRTSLNDRLHMEIERNLRLKSSSIVFFLDIDGFKTINDTMGHEVGDRLLQEMGLRISSVIRTSDFVARWGGDEFVLVMTDVVDLATVAPFAEKLLSVISNPLEIDGTVIHVTASVGIAISPRDSASVGDILKKSDIAMFQAKAHGKNTWKIFDLAMESEIREQYERERALHEAITSGQFRLFFQPQINVLNDRIVGVEALVRWDHPTEGLVLPGRFIPLAERTGLIIPLGEWVLEEAFRTIERWMKAGFSRIRVGVNVSASQFWHPPFWENLERHFEANPELAFWLDLELTESVLLKDPAEAANLILKMRMLGVRMTLDDFGTGYSSLSYLSELSLDAIKIPQEFVIPMHDSLPKTNLVKTIVQMARILNLDLVGEGAETMEDVEMLSLFGCAVIQGFALSKPLPLADVESFICEKSGKVLP, from the coding sequence ATGGATAAGACGACAGGCCTCGAACCATCCGGAAAAGGGCGTCCGGAAGGACACAACTCCCTTCCTGTTGTCGTTGGAGTCGTTGCCTCGGCAGGGGGGCTCTCCGCATTTGCCGAGTTTTTAAAAGGAGTTCCACCCGATAGCGGACTGTCTTTTGTGTTTCTGCAACATCTTGACCCCTCCCATGAAAGCGCTCTTTCCGAAATCCTTCAAAAGGGAACATCTCTTCGCGTTCTTTCCATCGGGTCTCCGGTTCGTCCAAAGCCGAACCAAATCTATGTCATTGCTCCGGGAACATCCCTTGTTATCCGGAACGGGGTGCTCTCCCCGTCGACGCTTGATGAGGATCAGTCCCATCAGCAGCATCTTTTTGACCACTTTCTGGAATCCCTGGCCTCCGATCAAAAAGATCGGGCGATTGGGGTCATTCTCTCGGGCGCGGGTTCGGATGGGGCGGATGGGTTGTCTGCCATCAAGAGAAATGGTGGAATAACTTTTGCCCAGGATGATTCAGCCGTATTTCCATCAATGCCCCAAAGTGCCATTTCCGCAGGGTCGGTGGACTTTATTCTCCCGCCTTTCCTGATCGTCCAGAAGATCCTCTCGCTTCGCCAGTTGGATGGAGTTTGCAGGGATGGATCTTTTGCAATCCCTTCCGGCGAACCTTCCCCGGATGAGGGTGAAGACATCAAATCCGTTCCGGATGGCTACCGGCGGATTGTTGCCTTTCTTCAACTCCGCACCGGGGTCGATTTTTTTCTCTACAAGTCCCGCCCATTACTTCGTCGGATCTCCCGGAGAATGCTTCTTTCAAACCGGAAGGACCTGCCGGATTATGCCGATTTTCTGGAAACGGATGCCGGAGAGCTCGAAGCCCTTTTTTCGGACATTCTTCTGGATGTGACCTCTTTTTTCAGAAATCCCGCGGTGTTTCAGAAGATTGCCGATTCCGTTATCCCGCGCTTTCTGGCCGGCAGGCCGGGGGAAATGATCCGGGTATGGGTTGTTGGCTGTTCCTCTGGCCAGGAAGCCTACTCTCTTTCCATTCTGTTGACCGAGTTTTTTGAGAAACAGGCTCTCCCTGCCCAATTCCAGATTTTTGCCACCGACCTGAATGAGGATCTGTTGAGGATAGCCCGTGCCGGTTTCTATGAAGACCGGTTGATGGACGGGGTGTCTTTTGAAAGGAGATCCCGTTTTTTTACCCGGGAGGAGGGGGGGTATCGGGTTTCGGGGCTCATTCGCGACAGGATTGTGTTTGCCCGCCACAATATCCTGAAGGATCCTCCCTTTTCAAGGATGGATCTTGTCTCTTGCAGAAATCTTCTGATTTATCTGGACACGTTTATCCAGAACAAGGTGATTCGCCTGTTTCATTATGCCTTGTCCGAAAATGGCTGTCTTCTTCTCGGTCTTTCCGAGTCGGTCGGCGCCAATTCCCGTCTGTTTCTTCCGGAAGAGAAAAAGCTGAAAATCTTCTGGAAAAAAAAGATCAAGGGTTCAGTACGAATCCCTGTTTCCCCCAAGTCTCCGGGGTTTGACCCCATCAGGAAGGGCAATGAGGGAATCCTGGACCTTCTGCCCGCATGGAAGGCGGAGAAGGAGGTCGCGAGAATACTCATCGGGGAATATGCTCCTCCGGGCGTGCTGGTCAATGACCAGCTGGAAATTGTCCATTTCTTCGGATCGACGACGGATTTTTTGTCCCCGCCTTCAGGAAAACCCAGTCTAGATCTCTTCTCCCAGTTGAAACGGAGCCTGGTTCCCCAGATCAGGGTTCTTCTCTCCAAAGTCCGCAGTGAGCATCAGACTGCGATCAGGGAACGTGTCGGACTCCATCGTGATGATGGGGATATCCTTCTGACACTGAAGGTCATTCCTCTCAAAAACCTGCCAAGTCCCTATTTTCTGATCCTTTTTGAGAAAGAAGGAGAGACGGAAAAAGGTCGTACCTCGCGCTTCCATGGGCCTGGCTCCAGCACCAAGCCTCTTGTGGCCGATCAGGCGCTTTCAAGGATTGCCTTTCTGGAGTCGGAGCTTCTGGAGACACAGGATTATCTGGATTCCCTGAAGGAGCAGCACCAGTCGGTTATTGAAGAGCTTCAGGCGACAGGAGAGGAGGTCCAGTCCGCCAATGAAGAACTTCAAAGCACCAATGAGGAAATCGAGACTTCGAACGCTGAACTGGAATCGGCTAATGAAGAGCTCTCGACGATCAATACCGAGCTTTCCGAGCGCAATGCCGAACTTCTGCGCGTCAACAATGATCTGGAAAATCTGTCCGTGAGCATCAATACAGCCATTCTGGTGGTCTCCCGGGATCTGCTCCTCAGGAGTTTTACCCCCATGGCCGGAAAGCTCTTCAATCTCTCGGTTCTGAACGGAGCAAAGGTCCTCGAAAGGATCGGATGCGAGGTGGATTGTCCCGATATGGAATCGTTCGTCTTGAAGGTTATTCGTGAGGTTCAGGTTTCCGAGCGGGAAATCAGGGATCATGAGGGGAGAGTCTATCTGCTTCGGGTTCGTCCCTATATGACCGATGATAACAGGATCGATGGGGCTGTCCTGGTCTTTTTTGACATTACGACGATCAAGGAACATGAACTGGAAATTTCGCGGCGTGAATATGAGATTGAAATGGTTTTTAACGCCGCTCCTGTCGGGTTTTCGGTCCTCAACTCCGATTTCCGGATTGTCATGGCAAACCAGTCCTTCCTGAAAATGTTCGAGTATTCTTCCGGAGAGATTCTCGGCAGATCTGTTTTTGATCTGGAGTCCGGAGCGTTTGCCAAAGGGAACCTTCAGAGTTTTTTACATGGCTCGATTGCGGAAAACAAGCCGATCGACTCTCTCAAGTTCACCTATGTGAGCGAGAAGAAAGGAGTCCGCACCCTTCTCGTTTCGGGTAACCGTCTTGATCCTGACGATGCGTCTCCCAAGCGGATCCTTTTGTCGGTCGAGGACATTTCTGAAAAAAATGAAACCATGGAGCTCGATCGCCTGAATACGGATCTTGATGCCCTGGTCTTATCCGGGACAACGCTTGAGGGCATCATGGATCTGCTCTCCGAGCGGATGGAATCGATCTACTACCCCTCCTGTATCTGCATTTCAAGACGCGATGATGATCATTCCATCGGCTTTCATTGCGTTCGGGGAAAGAACTCTTTTCTGGTCGCCTCCTTTCTCCGGAAAAATGCGATGCAGAAAGATTCTGTCATTGAGTGGGAAAGTCTTTTCTTTCATAAGGAGAGGGATCATCGCCGGTTCCTGATTTCCGAATTTCCGAAGACATCGAGCTACCGAAGGCTACTGGCCCAACACGGCGTTCAGGAAATCCATGGCTTCCCCTTTGAGAGGGAGAGTCAGGGCCGTTCCCTGAAAGGCGTGGTTCTTCTCGGATTCGAACGATTGGATTCCCTGTCGGGAAGTTCGATCGATCGCATCTGTCATACGATCAATCGTTTCCTGATCCTGGTGGAGCACTTCGGGGAACAGGAGACCCTTCATCTTCAAAATACCGCCTTGAACCTGGTGCCGAACGGAGTTCTGATCACCGACCCCGATCGAAAGATATTGTGGGTGAACAAGGCCATGAGCGAGCTGTCAGGCTATTCGGACAAGGAGCTTGTGGGTCAGACTCCCCGCATCCTGCATTCCGGGAAGCAGGACAAGGAGTTCTACCAGATGATGTGGGAGACGATCCGCTCCGGAAGGATCTTTGAGGGAAGGATTGTCGACCGGAGGAAAGACGGATCCTTCTATACGGTGGAAACGGTGATCATCCCCATGATGGACAGTGACGGGACGATCACCCATTATGTGGGGGTCCAGAAGGATGTCAGGGATTCCCTCACCGGTCTTTTGAACAGGACATCGTTGAATGATCGTCTCCACATGGAAATTGAGAGGAATCTTCGGCTCAAAAGCTCTTCCATTGTCTTTTTCCTCGATATAGACGGCTTCAAGACGATCAATGACACCATGGGACATGAGGTTGGTGACCGGCTCCTTCAGGAGATGGGTCTACGGATTTCAAGCGTCATCCGGACTTCGGACTTTGTGGCAAGGTGGGGAGGAGATGAGTTTGTCCTGGTCATGACCGATGTGGTCGATCTCGCGACGGTGGCCCCTTTTGCGGAGAAACTTCTCTCAGTGATTTCCAATCCTCTGGAAATCGATGGAACGGTGATTCATGTGACCGCTTCTGTCGGCATTGCCATTTCTCCCAGAGATTCCGCAAGCGTCGGGGATATCCTGAAAAAGTCGGATATCGCGATGTTCCAGGCAAAGGCTCATGGGAAGAATACCTGGAAGATCTTCGATCTGGCGATGGAGTCGGAGATCCGGGAGCAGTACGAGCGGGAGCGGGCCCTCCATGAAGCCATCACGTCCGGTCAGTTCCGTCTGTTTTTTCAGCCCCAGATCAATGTGCTCAACGATCGCATCGTTGGCGTGGAGGCTCTTGTCCGATGGGATCATCCGACGGAAGGGCTCGTTCTTCCCGGTCGCTTCATTCCTCTTGCGGAAAGAACCGGTCTTATCATTCCGCTGGGAGAATGGGTCCTGGAGGAAGCGTTCCGGACGATTGAGCGATGGATGAAGGCCGGATTTTCCCGTATCCGGGTCGGGGTCAATGTCTCGGCTTCCCAGTTCTGGCATCCGCCTTTCTGGGAAAATCTTGAACGTCATTTCGAAGCCAATCCGGAATTGGCCTTCTGGCTGGATCTTGAGCTTACGGAAAGTGTTTTGCTGAAGGATCCGGCTGAGGCGGCAAACCTGATCCTGAAGATGCGGATGCTTGGTGTCCGGATGACCCTTGACGATTTCGGGACAGGATATTCCTCCCTTTCCTATCTGTCGGAGCTGTCGCTTGATGCGATCAAGATCCCCCAGGAGTTTGTGATTCCGATGCATGACAGTCTTCCCAAGACCAATCTTGTGAAAACGATTGTCCAGATGGCGAGGATCCTGAACCTTGATCTGGTGGGAGAGGGAGCGGAGACAATGGAGGATGTGGAGATGCTGAGCCTTTTCGGATGCGCCGTGATCCAGGGGTTTGCGCTGTCGAAGCCGTTGCCTCTTGCCGATGTCGAGAGCTTTATCTGTGAAAAATCCGGAAAGGTCCTGCCCTAG
- the cydB gene encoding cytochrome d ubiquinol oxidase subunit II — protein sequence MFDYGMLKELWWGLVVLLLSGFFIMDGFDMGIGFLLPWIGKSDIERRVLLNSVGPHWEGNQVWFITAGGALFAAWPIVYATAFSGFYVAMLLVLWALFFRPVGFDYRSKIENPKWRLFWDTGLFIGGTVPALVFGVALGNLFLGVPFRLDNLMRSFYEGSFWELLNPFGLAAGILSLCMISLHGGAYLMMRTQSVLHQRASKAVRYLSVCTGVLYAAIGLWVVRIPGYRILSGPGPQDMPNPLAKTVVREQGAWLNNFHAHPNLWGIVITVLAGSCLAFLGGWFKNGRLAFTGSTLTGVGVILTAAVSLFPFILPSSLDPGSSLTAWDATSSRLTLLVMFWATVILTPIIIIYTSWAYWVLRGPITVESVQREEHTLY from the coding sequence ATGTTTGACTACGGAATGCTCAAAGAGCTTTGGTGGGGACTGGTCGTTCTCCTGCTCTCGGGATTTTTTATCATGGACGGATTCGACATGGGGATCGGATTTCTTCTGCCGTGGATCGGAAAAAGCGATATCGAACGGAGGGTCCTACTGAACAGTGTCGGTCCCCACTGGGAAGGGAACCAGGTCTGGTTTATCACCGCTGGTGGAGCTCTTTTCGCAGCGTGGCCCATTGTCTATGCAACCGCCTTCTCGGGATTTTATGTGGCAATGCTTCTGGTGCTGTGGGCCCTTTTTTTCAGGCCGGTGGGATTCGATTATCGGAGCAAGATTGAAAACCCCAAATGGAGATTATTCTGGGACACAGGTCTTTTTATAGGAGGAACCGTTCCGGCCCTCGTTTTTGGCGTCGCACTGGGAAACCTCTTTCTAGGTGTTCCCTTTCGACTCGACAACCTCATGAGATCTTTCTACGAAGGAAGCTTCTGGGAGCTGCTGAACCCGTTCGGACTTGCTGCTGGAATCCTCTCCCTTTGCATGATCTCGCTCCACGGTGGCGCCTACCTTATGATGAGGACCCAATCGGTCCTTCACCAACGGGCTTCAAAGGCTGTCCGATATCTCTCTGTTTGTACCGGAGTCCTTTATGCGGCTATCGGCCTCTGGGTTGTCCGCATCCCGGGATACAGGATCCTCTCCGGCCCCGGCCCCCAGGACATGCCGAATCCCCTTGCCAAGACCGTGGTCCGGGAACAGGGTGCCTGGCTCAACAACTTCCATGCGCATCCGAACCTCTGGGGGATTGTCATCACCGTTCTGGCAGGAAGCTGTCTTGCCTTTCTGGGAGGGTGGTTCAAAAATGGCAGACTCGCCTTCACCGGATCAACCCTGACAGGAGTGGGTGTGATCCTGACCGCTGCCGTTTCTCTTTTCCCTTTTATTTTGCCCTCGAGCCTTGATCCGGGATCCTCTCTCACCGCATGGGACGCCACCTCGAGCCGACTGACACTCCTGGTGATGTTCTGGGCAACCGTCATTCTCACGCCAATCATCATCATTTATACAAGCTGGGCCTACTGGGTGCTTCGGGGCCCGATCACCGTGGAATCCGTCCAACGGGAAGAACACACTCTTTATTAA
- a CDS encoding cytochrome ubiquinol oxidase subunit I: protein MPTESLVDLSRLQFAITALYHFLFVPLTLGMTYILVIMETVYVMTGKPVYKEMTKFWGKLFGINFALGITTGLTMEFEFGTNWSYYSHYVGDIFGAPLAIEGLMAFFLESTFVGLFFFGWNRLSRGGHLFATIMTATGTNLSALWILVANGWMQNPVGAQFNPDTMRMEVNSFWELFLNPTAQAKFVHTVSAGYVTASCFVLGISGWYLLKKRHFEVAKRSFRIAAAFGLAATVSVIILGDESGYLDGIGQKTKLAAMEAMWETEPAPASFNLVAIPDQKNMKNDFQIRIPWALGLIATRTYDTPIPGIKEIVVSNEAKIKKGILAVTALEKLRKDPKNATLRAEFMAEKENLGFGLLLKKYRQDVALATPEQIHQAALDTIPRVTPLFWAFRAMVGLGFFFLALFAASFYYSGKSRCDKKTWLLKLAIFSIPLPYAASELGWFVAEYGRQPWSIYGVLPTFLSTSSLTTKSLVFSLAGFTLFYTVLLVVELGLMRKYAKIGPVSELYSETDTQKGVSGMLEKGDIHV from the coding sequence ATGCCAACCGAGAGCTTAGTGGATCTGTCCCGTTTGCAGTTTGCCATCACGGCCCTTTATCACTTTCTTTTTGTTCCGCTGACATTGGGCATGACCTACATTCTGGTCATCATGGAGACCGTTTATGTCATGACAGGTAAGCCTGTCTACAAGGAAATGACAAAATTCTGGGGAAAACTCTTTGGAATCAATTTTGCACTGGGCATTACGACAGGTCTGACCATGGAGTTCGAGTTCGGAACGAACTGGTCCTATTATTCCCATTATGTGGGAGATATTTTCGGAGCCCCCCTCGCAATTGAAGGTCTGATGGCCTTTTTTCTCGAATCCACCTTTGTGGGACTGTTCTTTTTTGGGTGGAACCGCCTGTCCAGGGGCGGACATCTTTTTGCCACCATCATGACTGCAACCGGCACCAACCTGTCGGCGCTGTGGATTCTGGTGGCCAATGGATGGATGCAGAACCCTGTGGGAGCCCAGTTCAATCCGGATACCATGAGAATGGAGGTCAACAGTTTCTGGGAGCTCTTCCTGAACCCCACAGCCCAGGCCAAGTTTGTCCACACCGTAAGCGCAGGCTATGTGACCGCATCCTGTTTTGTTCTGGGAATCAGCGGCTGGTACCTCCTCAAAAAGAGACACTTCGAAGTGGCCAAACGATCCTTTCGCATCGCAGCGGCGTTCGGTCTTGCCGCCACAGTGTCCGTGATCATTCTGGGAGATGAGTCCGGCTACCTCGATGGCATTGGACAAAAAACAAAGCTTGCCGCGATGGAGGCCATGTGGGAGACCGAACCGGCACCCGCTTCCTTCAATCTTGTTGCCATTCCCGATCAGAAAAACATGAAGAATGATTTCCAGATCAGGATTCCCTGGGCGCTTGGGCTGATCGCCACCCGCACCTATGACACGCCCATTCCCGGGATCAAGGAAATCGTGGTTTCCAACGAGGCAAAGATCAAAAAGGGCATTCTCGCGGTCACCGCACTTGAAAAACTCCGGAAGGACCCCAAGAACGCGACTCTCAGAGCAGAGTTCATGGCTGAAAAGGAAAATCTTGGTTTTGGACTTTTACTGAAAAAATACAGACAAGACGTGGCTCTTGCGACACCTGAACAGATCCATCAGGCTGCATTGGACACCATCCCCAGAGTGACACCGTTATTTTGGGCATTCCGGGCTATGGTGGGACTTGGATTTTTCTTTCTGGCCCTTTTTGCTGCCTCTTTCTACTATTCGGGCAAAAGCCGGTGCGACAAAAAAACATGGCTTTTGAAACTCGCCATTTTCTCCATACCCCTTCCCTATGCCGCAAGCGAGCTTGGGTGGTTCGTCGCGGAATATGGACGACAACCCTGGTCCATTTACGGCGTTCTCCCCACATTTCTCTCCACTTCATCCCTGACAACCAAAAGTCTCGTCTTCTCACTCGCGGGATTTACACTTTTTTACACGGTTCTTCTGGTTGTCGAGCTGGGCCTGATGAGAAAATACGCCAAAATTGGCCCCGTATCAGAACTCTATTCTGAAACCGACACACAAAAGGGCGTTTCCGGAATGCTTGAAAAAGGAGACATCCATGTTTGA
- a CDS encoding sigma-54 interaction domain-containing protein has translation MSTEKQDKPLAITISSILNAFSEPMIALDSSYQVLAANRSYMTLYPSGKVSDIAGKKCHELSHGYSVPCDQMGENCPLSAVLADHGAHRVTHVHQSPTGPHVVEVELWPGVDPVSQEVFYLEKIHPSPLDSRSASHEGLVGHSPMFLQMLSLIHKVASKNTLVFLEGETGTGKELVAHAIHQFSPRREKPFVTVDCSGLTETLIESELFGHEKGAFTGAQGKKIGLVEAARGGTLFLDEVGELPLSMQVKLLRLLETNIFRRVGGVDPIKADIRLISATHRNLRRMVEEGGFRKDLFYRLNIFPIRLPALRDRKGDIPLLIESVMKRFSDHPVLIDEDARSLLLGHSYPGNIRELRNILERALILSDGETITPDHLPDLQESLPEISSWEESKQLLSLREAEGRYLDWVLSRSEEPLSDLALKLGVSPRTLYRKMDKKRKRGSHRV, from the coding sequence ATGTCGACTGAAAAACAGGACAAACCACTGGCGATCACAATTTCATCCATTCTGAATGCGTTTTCAGAGCCGATGATTGCTCTCGATTCGTCCTATCAGGTTCTGGCGGCGAACAGGTCATACATGACGCTTTATCCTTCCGGAAAAGTGAGTGATATTGCGGGCAAAAAATGTCACGAGCTTTCTCACGGATATTCTGTTCCATGCGATCAGATGGGCGAGAACTGTCCTCTTTCCGCGGTTCTTGCCGATCATGGTGCCCATCGTGTGACCCATGTGCATCAGAGCCCAACCGGTCCCCATGTTGTGGAGGTTGAACTGTGGCCGGGAGTGGATCCTGTGAGCCAGGAGGTTTTCTACCTCGAGAAGATCCACCCATCTCCGCTGGATTCCCGGAGCGCTTCCCATGAAGGGCTTGTCGGTCATTCTCCGATGTTCCTGCAAATGCTCTCCCTTATCCATAAAGTGGCCTCAAAAAATACATTGGTTTTTCTGGAAGGGGAGACCGGAACCGGCAAGGAGCTGGTCGCTCATGCCATTCACCAGTTTTCTCCAAGGCGGGAGAAGCCCTTTGTTACGGTCGATTGCTCCGGATTGACGGAGACACTGATCGAAAGTGAGCTGTTTGGCCATGAAAAGGGAGCTTTTACCGGTGCCCAGGGGAAAAAGATCGGTCTTGTTGAAGCGGCAAGGGGCGGGACCTTGTTTCTCGATGAAGTCGGGGAGTTGCCCCTGTCGATGCAGGTCAAACTTTTGAGACTGCTTGAGACCAATATTTTTCGAAGGGTTGGCGGGGTTGATCCCATCAAGGCGGATATTCGGCTGATCTCTGCAACCCACAGGAATCTGAGACGGATGGTCGAGGAGGGGGGTTTTCGGAAGGATCTCTTCTATAGGCTGAACATTTTCCCGATCAGGCTTCCGGCGCTTCGGGACAGGAAAGGAGATATCCCTCTTTTGATCGAGAGTGTCATGAAACGGTTTTCGGATCACCCTGTTCTGATCGATGAGGATGCAAGGTCCCTTCTTTTGGGCCACTCGTATCCGGGGAATATCCGGGAGCTCCGAAACATTCTGGAACGGGCCCTCATTCTCTCAGACGGAGAGACGATCACTCCGGACCATCTCCCTGACCTTCAGGAGAGTCTTCCGGAAATATCGTCTTGGGAGGAATCCAAACAGCTTCTTTCCCTCCGGGAAGCGGAAGGACGATACCTTGACTGGGTCCTGTCCAGGAGCGAGGAGCCGCTTTCGGATCTGGCCCTCAAGCTCGGAGTGAGTCCCAGAACGCTCTATCGAAAAATGGACAAAAAGAGAAAAAGGGGAAGCCATCGTGTCTGA
- a CDS encoding DUF2844 domain-containing protein: MWITIGALICFHWGSHLTSAFAVLGEPESSVTADRERSQGSHSVRTLPGGIRMHKITTAGGHYREFSGQDGAIFAITWRGTKPSHLGDLLGAYRQEFIQAVRTFRMGKAPNRRRGRILLIQTDHLLITGTGHPRDLRGMVEIIGKTPPGFDPERIPPQTP, encoded by the coding sequence ATGTGGATCACCATTGGAGCTCTCATCTGTTTTCACTGGGGAAGCCATCTGACAAGCGCCTTTGCCGTTCTGGGAGAGCCGGAAAGTTCGGTGACCGCGGACAGGGAACGCTCCCAGGGGAGCCATTCGGTCCGGACCCTCCCCGGAGGAATACGGATGCATAAGATCACGACCGCCGGAGGCCATTACCGGGAGTTTTCCGGGCAGGACGGAGCGATCTTCGCCATCACCTGGAGAGGGACAAAACCGTCCCATCTCGGGGACCTCCTTGGAGCTTACCGGCAGGAGTTCATTCAGGCCGTCCGGACGTTCCGGATGGGCAAGGCTCCCAACCGGAGACGTGGGAGGATCCTCCTCATCCAAACAGACCACCTTCTCATCACCGGCACCGGACACCCGAGAGACCTTCGGGGAATGGTCGAGATCATCGGAAAAACGCCCCCTGGATTCGATCCGGAGAGGATTCCGCCACAAACCCCCTAG